A part of Caldalkalibacillus uzonensis genomic DNA contains:
- the ehuB gene encoding ectoine/hydroxyectoine ABC transporter substrate-binding protein EhuB: MKPCLKIGMLILVLAVITACGANPEDIEAPDVDLNESSGGEGSELSTLERAQQEGVIRVGFANERPYAYATEAGELTGLNVEIARRVFQELGIEEIDGSLSQFGSLIPGLQAGRFDVITAGMYITPERCQEVLFAEPEYSIGEALAVQAGNPHNLTSYEDIIANPDVTVGIMTGAIEHQYLTAMGIDESQIQNVEDNPSAVEALKAGRVDAVTMTGPSLREVMDTFGDHSIEIVEDFTQPVIDGESVRGYGSAAFRKGDEDFVEAYNEVLAQLKESGELLEIYEQFGFTEDELPGDMTTVELCGK, translated from the coding sequence ATGAAACCTTGCTTAAAAATAGGCATGTTGATATTGGTTCTTGCTGTTATAACGGCATGTGGCGCTAATCCGGAAGATATTGAGGCACCAGATGTTGATCTCAATGAGTCTTCAGGTGGAGAAGGGTCTGAACTAAGTACATTGGAGCGAGCACAGCAAGAAGGGGTTATTCGAGTCGGTTTTGCCAACGAACGCCCTTATGCTTATGCGACTGAAGCAGGAGAACTGACCGGATTAAACGTGGAAATTGCCCGCCGTGTGTTTCAAGAACTGGGCATTGAGGAGATAGATGGCAGCCTATCCCAATTTGGTTCCTTAATCCCAGGGCTGCAGGCTGGACGGTTTGATGTGATTACAGCGGGCATGTATATCACCCCTGAGCGGTGCCAGGAAGTGTTGTTTGCCGAACCTGAATACAGCATCGGGGAAGCACTGGCTGTTCAAGCTGGAAATCCGCATAACTTGACCAGCTACGAAGATATCATAGCCAACCCGGATGTCACTGTGGGTATTATGACTGGTGCGATTGAACATCAATACCTAACGGCTATGGGTATTGACGAAAGCCAGATACAAAATGTTGAAGACAACCCTTCGGCAGTTGAGGCCCTTAAAGCCGGCCGTGTCGATGCGGTCACCATGACAGGCCCGTCTTTGCGTGAAGTGATGGACACATTCGGTGACCATTCCATTGAGATTGTGGAAGATTTCACACAGCCGGTGATTGACGGTGAAAGTGTCAGAGGGTATGGATCTGCTGCTTTCCGTAAAGGAGACGAGGACTTTGTGGAAGCATACAATGAGGTGCTGGCCCAATTAAAAGAATCCGGTGAGTTATTAGAGATCTATGAACAGTTTGGTTTTACTGAAGATGAACTCCCCGGAGATATGACAACAGTTGAACTTTGTGGGAAGTAA
- the yfkAB gene encoding radical SAM/CxCxxxxC motif protein YfkAB yields the protein MLKQDIKRVTSPVNAHALLPRKREIDPWESLFRRLEQGTNSLTSVEFTVTNLCNLRCEHCAVGDVLTMKEAEARIPVDVLLKRLDEVETLDTLSITGGEPMYNKEMIVDYIVPLLRYAKERGAQTQINSNLTLDLERYEAILPYLDVLHISYNYRHAKDFYQIAYVHHTHQVSLAQAEKTFQRLVDNTKTLAKKGVFVSAESLLTPFTRDKIGQIHHLIKEMGCQRHEVHPLYPSDFARDMKVLNLDELRETYHRLLDERDPDLWILFGTLPFYACSRNEADLALIKRIYSTPNTTVRNDPDGHNRLNCNIFTGEVTVTDFGDVGPLGHVEEDSFASCFARWQEHPAFQPIKCCCPQAQCNGPNLLVAHTYYQRVDFRHRRGINLADSI from the coding sequence ATGTTAAAACAAGACATAAAAAGGGTGACGAGCCCTGTCAACGCACACGCCTTGCTCCCTCGCAAGCGTGAGATTGACCCGTGGGAGTCGTTGTTTCGCCGGTTGGAACAAGGGACCAACAGCCTGACCAGTGTGGAATTTACCGTGACCAATCTGTGCAACCTCCGTTGTGAACATTGTGCCGTGGGCGATGTGTTAACAATGAAAGAGGCTGAGGCACGCATTCCTGTGGATGTATTGCTCAAACGCCTGGATGAAGTGGAAACACTGGATACCCTCAGCATTACTGGCGGGGAACCTATGTATAATAAAGAAATGATTGTTGACTACATTGTACCCTTGCTTCGGTACGCCAAGGAAAGGGGAGCGCAAACCCAGATCAACTCCAACTTAACCCTGGACTTGGAACGCTATGAGGCTATCTTACCTTATTTAGATGTACTGCATATTTCTTACAACTACCGCCATGCGAAAGACTTTTACCAGATTGCCTATGTCCATCACACACACCAGGTTTCTTTGGCCCAAGCGGAAAAAACCTTTCAGCGGTTAGTGGATAACACCAAAACACTGGCAAAGAAAGGAGTGTTTGTCTCAGCAGAATCGTTGTTAACCCCCTTTACTCGGGATAAAATCGGACAAATTCATCATCTGATCAAAGAGATGGGCTGCCAGCGCCACGAAGTACATCCTTTGTACCCCAGCGACTTTGCCCGGGACATGAAGGTGCTTAACTTGGATGAATTAAGAGAGACCTATCACAGGCTGTTGGATGAACGTGATCCGGACCTGTGGATCTTGTTTGGCACCCTGCCCTTCTATGCTTGCAGTCGAAACGAAGCGGATCTGGCCTTGATTAAACGCATTTACAGCACACCCAATACAACGGTACGCAATGACCCCGATGGACACAACCGCTTAAACTGTAATATTTTTACCGGGGAAGTGACCGTGACAGACTTTGGGGATGTCGGTCCACTTGGTCATGTGGAAGAGGACTCCTTTGCTTCCTGTTTTGCACGCTGGCAAGAGCATCCAGCCTTCCAGCCGATCAAATGCTGCTGTCCCCAAGCCCAGTGCAACGGTCCTAATCTTTTGGTTGCCCACACCTATTACCAAAGGGTTGACTTCCGCCACCGGCGCGGCATAAACCTGGCAGACTCTATTTGA
- a CDS encoding DUF1128 domain-containing protein has product MTGKPREALEEASRENIEYIIEWIKKKVNVVNTAAINPKSFDTDQYEDLLDLYELMRKKNHFTMSELDSILTELGKMRKR; this is encoded by the coding sequence GTGACAGGGAAGCCCAGGGAAGCGTTGGAAGAAGCTTCACGTGAAAATATTGAATATATCATTGAGTGGATTAAAAAAAAGGTCAATGTCGTCAATACTGCTGCGATCAATCCTAAAAGTTTTGACACTGACCAGTATGAAGACTTATTAGACCTTTATGAACTAATGCGCAAAAAAAATCATTTTACCATGAGTGAGCTTGATTCAATCCTGACTGAACTAGGGAAAATGAGAAAAAGATAA
- the thiE gene encoding thiamine phosphate synthase has protein sequence MKDFSLYVITGEQFYPERNYLEVIEEAINGGADIVQLREKKKTKRELLDMAKHLKDLCVRYDVPFIVNDHVDIALAVDADGVHLGQDDLPLEEARKILGPDKIIGISTHKLEEAKRAEEGGADYIGVGPVFPTITKEDVVDPVGLEYVREVVAHIRIPFVAIGGIKLHNVDQVLEAGAERICIVSAIVGAEDVQGAARAFASKIKQVRK, from the coding sequence ATGAAAGACTTTTCACTCTATGTCATTACAGGAGAACAATTTTACCCGGAGCGGAACTATCTTGAGGTCATTGAAGAGGCAATTAATGGTGGAGCTGACATCGTACAGCTGCGGGAAAAAAAGAAAACCAAAAGAGAACTGCTGGATATGGCCAAGCATCTCAAAGACTTATGTGTACGGTACGATGTACCCTTCATTGTCAACGATCATGTAGACATTGCCTTGGCCGTTGATGCAGATGGCGTTCATTTGGGCCAAGATGATTTGCCATTGGAAGAAGCGCGAAAAATCCTGGGCCCAGATAAAATCATCGGGATCTCCACTCACAAGTTGGAGGAAGCCAAGCGGGCGGAGGAAGGAGGGGCTGATTATATAGGTGTTGGCCCTGTCTTCCCAACCATTACCAAAGAGGATGTCGTTGACCCGGTTGGCCTGGAGTATGTGCGGGAAGTCGTGGCGCATATCCGTATTCCTTTTGTGGCCATTGGGGGCATCAAGCTGCATAATGTGGATCAGGTACTGGAAGCAGGGGCGGAGCGCATTTGCATTGTTAGTGCCATTGTCGGAGCGGAGGATGTGCAAGGGGCAGCCCGTGCCTTTGCCAGCAAGATTAAACAGGTCAGGAAGTAA
- the nfsA gene encoding oxygen-insensitive NADPH nitroreductase, with protein sequence MTNIPNQAKQVVQLLQGHRSIRKFTTDQIPSETIERIIHCAQMASTSSHVQAYSIIGVTDQDLKRKLAEYAGNQTYVETCAHFLVFCADLYRLNYVTKSKGVDVTETLETTEKFIVATVDAALAAQNAAVAAEAHGLGVVYIGGIRNNPDKVAQLLQLPEKVYPVFGMCLGYPAQDPEQKPRLPQSCVYFENGYPDIHTVAEDLKQYDQEVKQYYIQRTKGKRQDTWSDMMVKTLSTPSRTHMKSFLEKRGFPLK encoded by the coding sequence ATGACAAATATTCCGAACCAGGCTAAGCAGGTTGTGCAGTTGCTACAGGGGCACCGTTCCATTCGCAAGTTTACCACTGATCAGATCCCAAGTGAGACCATTGAGCGCATTATCCACTGTGCACAAATGGCCTCCACATCCAGTCATGTCCAAGCATACTCTATCATTGGCGTAACCGACCAGGATTTGAAGCGCAAGCTGGCAGAGTATGCTGGCAATCAAACTTATGTGGAAACATGTGCTCATTTTCTGGTGTTTTGTGCTGATCTGTACCGGTTAAATTATGTGACCAAGTCTAAGGGTGTGGATGTGACGGAAACGCTAGAAACAACAGAGAAATTTATTGTGGCCACAGTGGATGCGGCACTGGCAGCTCAAAATGCAGCGGTTGCGGCCGAGGCGCATGGGCTGGGTGTTGTGTACATTGGAGGCATCCGCAACAATCCAGATAAAGTTGCTCAGTTATTACAGTTGCCGGAAAAAGTGTATCCTGTTTTTGGCATGTGTTTAGGATATCCAGCACAAGATCCGGAGCAAAAGCCCCGGCTTCCCCAATCTTGCGTCTATTTTGAGAATGGCTATCCGGATATCCATACAGTCGCTGAAGACTTGAAACAGTATGATCAAGAGGTAAAACAATACTATATTCAAAGGACAAAAGGCAAACGCCAAGATACTTGGTCGGATATGATGGTCAAAACGCTCTCTACCCCCTCCCGCACCCATATGAAATCATTTTTGGAAAAGCGGGGCTTTCCCCTGAAGTAA
- the htpX gene encoding protease HtpX: MARRIFFFILTNIMILLTIGIVLSLITTLTGFEWYLTGDGINLLSLLIFSAIVGFTGAFMSLAMSRWMAKKMMGVHVLDPDGPLSPRERMIVEKVHRLSRAAGLTHMPEVGIYQSPEVNAFATGPTKKRSLVAVSTGLLDTMDDDAVEGVLAHEVAHIANGDMVTMTLLQGVINTFVVFLARVIAFAASRFVREDLQPVVHFIAIIVFQLLFSILGSIVVMAYSRYREFHADRGGADLAGKDKMIHALSSLKAYVNRVDDSQQALQTLKINNKQSLSKLFASHPDLDERIRRLEAR; the protein is encoded by the coding sequence ATGGCTCGACGGATTTTCTTCTTCATCTTGACCAACATTATGATTTTGCTTACGATCGGTATTGTTCTATCTCTTATTACGACCTTAACAGGCTTTGAATGGTATCTAACTGGCGATGGCATTAATCTTCTGTCTTTGCTTATTTTTAGTGCTATTGTTGGTTTTACAGGTGCGTTTATGTCATTGGCCATGTCCCGCTGGATGGCCAAGAAAATGATGGGCGTGCACGTGTTGGATCCAGACGGGCCTCTTTCTCCCCGGGAGCGTATGATCGTAGAGAAAGTGCACCGCCTGTCCAGAGCAGCAGGCTTAACTCACATGCCGGAAGTAGGTATCTATCAATCTCCTGAGGTGAATGCTTTTGCCACAGGTCCGACCAAAAAACGGTCACTTGTTGCCGTTTCTACGGGACTCTTAGACACGATGGATGACGATGCAGTAGAAGGAGTACTGGCCCATGAAGTGGCTCACATCGCCAATGGCGATATGGTCACTATGACACTCTTGCAAGGGGTCATCAACACCTTTGTGGTCTTCCTGGCACGGGTTATTGCCTTTGCTGCATCTCGCTTTGTCAGAGAAGACTTGCAACCCGTTGTCCATTTTATTGCCATCATTGTTTTCCAGCTTTTATTCTCCATCTTAGGCAGCATCGTGGTGATGGCTTACTCCCGTTACCGTGAATTCCATGCTGACCGTGGTGGGGCTGATCTGGCAGGAAAGGACAAAATGATTCATGCTCTCTCTTCATTAAAGGCGTATGTGAACCGGGTGGATGACAGCCAGCAAGCGTTGCAAACCCTTAAAATTAACAATAAGCAAAGCTTGTCCAAGCTGTTTGCTTCCCACCCTGACTTAGATGAGCGTATCCGCCGTTTAGAAGCCAGATAA
- the ehuD gene encoding ectoine/hydroxyectoine ABC transporter permease subunit EhuD, which yields MTSSVIWNWEYAVAVFPIIFQAMWVTLSATVLGFMLALILGLAWALARRSTFKPLAWTVAGIVEFIRSTPLLVQLFFLYMAFPQIPYIGVTLDAFTAGVIGLGVHYSTYLSEIYRSGIESIPKGQWEASTALNFSKVQTWTKVILPQAIPPVLPMFGNYLIVMFKETPLLAAITVVEMLQVSLIIGSQSFRYIEPITIVGLLFLLLSYPSALLVRRLEQKMKNRYASGNKKVTREEVTL from the coding sequence ATGACATCATCAGTGATTTGGAATTGGGAGTATGCAGTGGCTGTCTTCCCTATTATTTTCCAAGCGATGTGGGTGACACTGTCGGCCACCGTTTTGGGATTTATGCTGGCCTTAATTCTGGGACTGGCTTGGGCCTTGGCGCGCCGGTCAACATTTAAACCTTTGGCTTGGACTGTTGCCGGAATTGTTGAGTTCATTCGCAGCACCCCGCTTTTGGTTCAGTTGTTTTTCCTGTATATGGCCTTTCCCCAAATCCCGTATATCGGTGTCACCCTTGATGCGTTTACGGCGGGTGTTATCGGCTTGGGTGTGCACTACAGTACGTATTTGTCTGAAATATACCGCAGCGGGATTGAATCAATTCCAAAAGGGCAATGGGAAGCCAGTACGGCCCTTAATTTCTCCAAGGTTCAAACTTGGACCAAGGTCATCCTGCCCCAGGCTATTCCGCCAGTATTGCCCATGTTTGGCAACTACTTAATCGTTATGTTTAAAGAGACACCTTTATTAGCGGCGATTACCGTAGTAGAAATGTTACAGGTATCCCTTATTATCGGTTCACAATCTTTCCGCTATATTGAACCGATCACCATTGTAGGTTTGCTATTCCTTCTGTTGAGCTATCCCTCTGCCCTTTTGGTCAGACGGCTGGAGCAGAAGATGAAAAACCGCTATGCCAGTGGGAATAAAAAAGTAACAAGAGAGGAAGTGACATTATGA
- a CDS encoding YitT family protein, with translation MKRLVDYLVLTVGSVIVAAGLELILAPNELVDGGITAIAIMVNHIGDIPIWLTFIMLNIPTLIVAARYMGQRFVYRTLYANLITGIGLYWMAPLPAITSSEVLIVLYGGLLLGVGIGLVVKAGGAIDGTEMIAIWLNKRYHIPISTFLLGINAIILSAAAFVFTIEKAMFSIAVFYIVSKMIDFVLDGLNQGKSVMIISEKPDEVAQAIMDEFEIGVTYLYGEGGYTGDQRKIVYCITNRFLYPKLKELVLAIDASAVIEASYVAETTGVKQPVPFSFDRWNREDTK, from the coding sequence ATGAAACGCTTGGTAGACTACCTGGTTTTAACTGTTGGTTCTGTTATTGTCGCCGCAGGACTGGAATTGATTTTGGCACCCAATGAGCTGGTGGATGGGGGGATTACAGCCATTGCCATCATGGTGAATCACATTGGTGATATCCCCATCTGGCTCACATTTATCATGCTTAATATTCCGACACTGATCGTGGCTGCCAGATATATGGGTCAACGCTTTGTCTACCGGACCCTGTACGCCAACCTGATTACCGGTATTGGCTTATACTGGATGGCTCCGCTTCCCGCCATTACCTCCTCTGAAGTCCTCATTGTGCTGTATGGCGGCCTGCTGCTTGGCGTTGGCATCGGTTTGGTGGTTAAAGCGGGCGGTGCCATTGACGGCACTGAGATGATCGCCATCTGGCTGAACAAGCGTTACCATATCCCCATCAGCACCTTCTTGTTAGGCATTAATGCTATCATTTTATCGGCGGCTGCCTTTGTATTTACCATTGAAAAGGCGATGTTCTCAATTGCTGTGTTCTACATTGTCTCCAAAATGATTGACTTTGTGCTGGATGGCCTGAATCAGGGCAAGTCAGTGATGATTATCTCCGAGAAACCGGATGAAGTGGCCCAAGCCATTATGGACGAATTTGAAATTGGAGTCACCTACTTGTACGGTGAGGGGGGATACACTGGTGATCAACGGAAAATTGTATACTGCATCACCAACCGCTTTTTGTATCCCAAACTGAAAGAGCTGGTCTTAGCTATTGATGCCAGTGCGGTGATAGAGGCCTCCTACGTGGCTGAAACCACAGGCGTTAAACAGCCGGTTCCTTTTTCTTTTGACCGCTGGAATCGTGAGGACACGAAGTAA
- a CDS encoding YjcZ family sporulation protein, with the protein MSCCGRPVGYGPVAGYPPVTPIGGGFALIVVLFILLIIVGCGCFLGFGT; encoded by the coding sequence ATGTCCTGCTGTGGTCGTCCTGTTGGTTACGGTCCGGTAGCTGGTTATCCCCCTGTTACCCCGATTGGTGGCGGATTTGCTTTGATTGTGGTGTTGTTTATCCTGTTAATTATCGTGGGATGCGGTTGTTTCCTCGGGTTTGGCACCTAA
- a CDS encoding AEC family transporter, whose translation MSPFHHLFEELIVLYIMALIGFLAKKKGIWDVSADNVLTRLLLYITLPALILYSMDIPFSRHLLAHAGWLCLLSAFALITACLVSRQLSTCLPLSSSREGVWQGLVTFGNQGFLGYSVCFLLFGEQGIVYAAIFNIPYLFFIWTYGIFIVARHSTMLNWSQLLLNPGVLATALGFMFYLTPFHWPSTLSSVLESVGLMTIPLSMIMIGSFMANMNKRDMGRLSLNRSLWIACALKLVLLPLLLLPFSFLPVPFILVTIAFMITAMPAAPTICLYAQQYGKDATFAAAGVTLSTLLALITVPLLYMLAQWAGQMWFS comes from the coding sequence GTGAGTCCGTTTCATCATTTGTTTGAAGAGCTAATCGTTTTATACATCATGGCCCTGATCGGCTTCTTAGCAAAAAAGAAAGGGATATGGGACGTAAGTGCTGACAACGTTCTTACCCGTCTGTTGCTGTATATTACTTTACCTGCGCTGATTTTGTACTCGATGGACATCCCCTTTTCCAGACATCTGTTGGCCCACGCCGGTTGGCTGTGTCTGCTTTCAGCTTTTGCCCTCATAACAGCTTGCCTTGTCAGCCGTCAGTTGTCCACCTGCCTTCCGCTGTCTTCCTCCCGTGAGGGTGTGTGGCAGGGCCTTGTGACTTTTGGCAATCAGGGGTTTTTGGGGTACAGCGTCTGTTTTTTGCTGTTCGGTGAGCAAGGCATTGTTTATGCAGCCATTTTCAACATACCCTACCTGTTTTTCATTTGGACTTACGGTATCTTTATTGTGGCCAGGCATAGCACAATGCTTAACTGGTCTCAGCTCCTACTTAATCCTGGCGTGCTGGCAACTGCCTTGGGCTTTATGTTTTATTTAACCCCCTTTCACTGGCCCTCTACACTTTCATCTGTGTTAGAAAGCGTTGGTCTGATGACCATTCCGCTGTCTATGATCATGATTGGCAGCTTCATGGCCAATATGAATAAGCGAGATATGGGGCGGCTTAGTTTGAACCGTTCCCTGTGGATCGCTTGTGCCCTTAAGTTAGTACTCCTTCCTCTCCTGTTGCTTCCCTTTAGTTTTCTGCCGGTTCCCTTTATACTGGTGACCATCGCTTTTATGATCACAGCCATGCCAGCGGCTCCCACCATCTGTTTATACGCCCAGCAATATGGAAAAGACGCAACCTTTGCTGCGGCTGGGGTCACTCTCAGTACGCTCTTGGCACTGATCACTGTTCCCCTGTTGTATATGCTGGCCCAGTGGGCGGGACAAATGTGGTTTTCTTAA
- a CDS encoding metallophosphoesterase family protein: MTKALIISDTHGLTEEVARVASLFSFDQAFHCGDFCVDENLFPFNKMILVKGNNDFHADVPFDQVLDWQGIRFLITHGHTYQVHYSLLQLKYRAQEAEAQIVLFGHTHKPVCFEEDGIIYVNPGSFKVPRGFSKPTFILLDIDGDRGVKRLAFTYYDHHYQQVPELSRTFHLPTKS, encoded by the coding sequence GTGACCAAAGCATTGATCATCAGTGATACCCATGGGTTAACTGAAGAAGTAGCGCGGGTCGCTTCACTTTTTTCCTTTGACCAGGCGTTTCACTGCGGGGATTTTTGTGTGGATGAGAATTTGTTTCCTTTTAATAAAATGATCCTGGTCAAAGGGAACAATGATTTTCATGCCGATGTTCCTTTTGATCAAGTGTTGGACTGGCAGGGAATTCGTTTTTTGATCACTCACGGGCATACATATCAGGTGCATTATTCTCTGCTTCAACTGAAATACCGGGCTCAAGAGGCAGAAGCCCAGATTGTGTTGTTTGGACATACGCATAAACCGGTGTGCTTTGAAGAAGACGGGATTATATATGTTAATCCCGGCAGTTTTAAAGTGCCACGGGGGTTCTCCAAACCCACTTTTATCCTGCTGGATATAGACGGAGATCGTGGGGTGAAGCGGCTGGCGTTCACCTACTACGATCATCATTACCAACAGGTGCCCGAATTAAGCCGCACATTTCATCTGCCCACTAAAAGCTAA
- the ehuA gene encoding ectoine/hydroxyectoine ABC transporter ATP-binding protein EhuA, with protein sequence MEVSAVGTPEPIVRYKNVSKSFGDLEVLKQIDMDIAPGEKVALIGPSGSGKTTVARMLMTLEKPTSGVIEVNGEPLWHKEVNGKLVPADQKHLRRVRANIGMVFQQYNLFPHMTILRNCTEAPIHVQGVPKDQAIKRATEMLERVGLGDKLDAYPSQLSGGQQQRVAIARAVVMRPKVMLFDEVTSALDPELVGEVLAVIKDLAREGNMAMMLITHEMDFAYDVADRVVFMDQGYIVEQGPPKQVLENPQTERLQSFIHRFRNGS encoded by the coding sequence ATGGAAGTTTCTGCGGTGGGAACTCCGGAACCGATCGTCCGCTACAAGAATGTAAGTAAATCTTTTGGTGACTTGGAAGTGCTTAAACAGATTGATATGGATATAGCTCCGGGGGAAAAAGTGGCTTTGATCGGGCCCAGCGGTTCTGGCAAAACGACCGTGGCCCGTATGTTAATGACCTTGGAGAAACCCACTTCCGGGGTGATTGAAGTCAATGGCGAACCGTTGTGGCATAAGGAAGTGAACGGCAAGCTGGTTCCTGCCGATCAAAAACATTTGAGACGGGTCCGTGCCAACATTGGCATGGTTTTTCAGCAGTATAATCTGTTCCCCCATATGACCATTCTGCGTAACTGTACCGAAGCGCCTATCCATGTTCAGGGTGTTCCAAAGGACCAAGCGATTAAACGGGCAACAGAAATGTTGGAAAGGGTAGGGCTGGGAGATAAACTTGATGCTTATCCCAGCCAGCTGTCTGGCGGGCAGCAGCAAAGGGTGGCCATTGCCAGAGCAGTGGTAATGAGACCCAAAGTGATGTTGTTTGATGAAGTAACTTCGGCTCTGGATCCGGAATTAGTGGGGGAAGTATTGGCGGTGATTAAAGATTTAGCCAGAGAAGGTAACATGGCCATGATGCTGATTACCCATGAGATGGATTTTGCTTATGATGTAGCTGACCGTGTAGTGTTTATGGATCAAGGCTACATTGTTGAGCAAGGGCCACCTAAACAAGTGCTGGAAAATCCGCAGACAGAGCGTCTCCAATCCTTTATCCATCGCTTTCGTAATGGATCCTGA
- a CDS encoding ferritin-like domain-containing protein, with protein sequence MNNHSPHPKYLQQYYPEEYPSFPQMHIPLNHQPGIHQQSSWNSMHMSWNAAHAPAQGLFNQILHYLLQAIHDEAQAIDFYSRLKRMAPDQLHQDFIHHALEDEQHHLQDFIQLYVDLTGQQPHYRIQPVAFQTYQEGVFKAYLAELEAYEFYRDMMLMSHDIQIRDTFFRAMTDEIEHASRFSFLYFTSAWFKREDQLQVPFQEPSQGSSPKPMPNQSEQDNT encoded by the coding sequence GTGAACAACCATTCCCCTCATCCTAAATACCTGCAGCAATATTATCCTGAAGAATATCCTTCATTCCCGCAGATGCATATCCCCCTGAACCATCAGCCAGGTATCCATCAGCAATCCAGTTGGAACAGCATGCACATGAGTTGGAATGCCGCACATGCTCCTGCTCAAGGCCTCTTTAATCAGATTTTACATTATCTATTGCAAGCCATCCATGATGAAGCCCAGGCCATTGACTTTTACTCCCGACTGAAGCGCATGGCTCCTGATCAGCTCCACCAGGATTTTATCCATCATGCCCTGGAAGATGAACAGCACCATTTGCAAGACTTCATCCAATTGTATGTTGACTTAACGGGACAACAACCTCACTACCGCATTCAGCCAGTTGCCTTTCAAACGTATCAAGAAGGAGTATTCAAGGCCTATCTGGCCGAATTGGAAGCCTATGAATTTTACCGGGACATGATGCTCATGTCTCATGATATACAGATTCGGGATACGTTTTTCAGAGCGATGACAGACGAGATTGAGCATGCCTCCCGATTCAGCTTCCTCTACTTCACCAGTGCTTGGTTTAAAAGGGAGGACCAACTTCAAGTTCCGTTTCAGGAGCCGTCCCAAGGTTCATCCCCAAAACCGATGCCAAATCAAAGTGAACAAGACAATACGTAA
- the ehuC gene encoding ectoine/hydroxyectoine ABC transporter permease subunit EhuC, with protein MPCFNHKLEQDVIAILSTDAWILLLQGVSVTVQLLVYSAIFAFIIAFVAGFGRLSKYGIVRGITITYVEFFRGTSLLVQLFWFFYVLPFFGLELPALMVGVMALAMNYGAYASEIVRSSVLAIPKEQTEAAIALNMTYWQRMRRVILPQAIKIMLPGFGNISIELLKGTALVVLIGVNDVTYMVKQILIPSGAGTQYEMYLLLLVIYFILALPLILTARWLERRASLGGYSR; from the coding sequence ATGCCCTGTTTTAACCATAAACTAGAACAGGATGTGATTGCCATTCTTTCAACAGATGCATGGATATTGTTACTACAAGGTGTAAGTGTGACGGTTCAACTGTTAGTATATTCTGCTATTTTCGCCTTTATTATTGCTTTTGTCGCTGGTTTTGGACGTCTGTCCAAATATGGAATCGTCAGGGGCATAACTATCACTTATGTGGAATTTTTCCGCGGGACATCCCTGCTGGTTCAATTATTCTGGTTCTTTTATGTTTTACCGTTTTTTGGTCTGGAGCTGCCGGCTTTAATGGTCGGAGTAATGGCCTTGGCTATGAATTATGGAGCCTATGCTTCTGAAATTGTGCGCAGTTCTGTTTTGGCCATTCCCAAGGAACAAACGGAAGCTGCCATTGCGCTGAATATGACCTATTGGCAACGCATGCGCCGGGTTATTTTGCCGCAAGCGATTAAAATTATGCTGCCGGGATTCGGCAACATCTCCATTGAGCTGTTAAAGGGGACCGCATTGGTTGTTTTAATTGGGGTTAACGATGTTACCTATATGGTTAAACAGATTTTGATCCCCAGTGGGGCAGGAACCCAGTATGAAATGTATTTATTGCTTCTCGTGATCTATTTTATCCTGGCTTTGCCGCTGATCTTAACTGCCCGTTGGCTGGAGCGGCGTGCCTCTCTTGGAGGGTATAGCCGATGA